In Fibrobacter sp. UWR2, the following are encoded in one genomic region:
- a CDS encoding bifunctional 3,4-dihydroxy-2-butanone-4-phosphate synthase/GTP cyclohydrolase II codes for MTLLNTIEEAIEDFKNGKFLIVVDDEDRENEGDFVIAAEKITPEKVNFMLHEGRGVLCCPLPIKRCHELNLTRQTAENTSILGTPFTIMVDKIEGCTTGVSAHDRAATILALADPNSKPSDFGRPGHISPLYAQEEGVLRRAGHTEAAVDLAKLAGLRPAAALIEIMNEDGTMARMPQLQEVAKKFGLKIISIRDLIDYRLRNEKLVQRVAAPHVQTKYGDFTAYAYKSKTDGVEHVAWVAGNPDFSKPVYVRVHSECLTGDIFGSLRCDCGEQLASAMKFIGEHGGVFLYMRGQEGRGIGLCNKLRAYELQEKGMDTVEANLHLGFKSDLRQYGTGAQILADLGVKEMRLLTNNPSKISGISAYGLKIVERVPIEVKPNKENLFYLLTKQKKMGHQLHLDGAASDEKVLKEEK; via the coding sequence GTGACCTTGCTTAATACGATTGAAGAGGCCATAGAGGATTTTAAGAACGGCAAGTTTTTAATCGTGGTCGATGACGAGGACCGCGAGAACGAGGGCGATTTTGTCATCGCCGCCGAGAAGATTACGCCCGAAAAGGTGAACTTCATGCTCCACGAGGGCCGTGGCGTGCTCTGCTGCCCGCTGCCTATCAAACGTTGCCATGAACTGAACCTCACGCGCCAGACCGCCGAGAATACCTCGATTCTGGGCACCCCGTTCACCATCATGGTGGACAAGATTGAAGGCTGCACCACGGGTGTTTCCGCCCACGACCGTGCGGCGACCATTCTGGCGCTTGCCGACCCGAACTCGAAGCCGAGCGACTTTGGCCGTCCGGGGCATATTTCGCCCCTCTACGCGCAGGAAGAAGGCGTTTTGCGCCGCGCGGGACATACCGAAGCGGCTGTGGACCTCGCGAAACTTGCAGGACTCCGCCCTGCGGCTGCCCTCATCGAGATTATGAACGAGGACGGTACGATGGCCCGCATGCCGCAACTGCAGGAAGTGGCGAAGAAGTTCGGCCTCAAGATTATCTCCATCCGCGACCTTATTGACTACCGCCTCAGGAACGAGAAACTGGTGCAGCGTGTGGCCGCCCCGCACGTGCAGACCAAGTACGGCGACTTTACCGCCTACGCTTACAAGAGCAAGACCGACGGCGTGGAACATGTGGCCTGGGTCGCGGGCAACCCCGACTTCAGCAAGCCGGTTTACGTGCGCGTGCACAGCGAATGCCTTACGGGCGATATTTTCGGGAGCCTCCGCTGCGATTGCGGCGAACAGCTCGCCTCTGCCATGAAGTTTATTGGCGAGCATGGGGGAGTGTTCCTGTACATGCGTGGTCAGGAAGGCCGCGGCATCGGGCTCTGCAACAAGTTGCGTGCATACGAACTGCAGGAGAAGGGCATGGACACGGTCGAGGCGAACCTGCACCTCGGGTTCAAGTCCGATTTGCGCCAGTATGGTACCGGCGCCCAGATCCTTGCGGACCTCGGTGTGAAGGAAATGCGCCTGCTCACGAACAACCCGAGCAAGATTTCGGGCATCTCGGCCTACGGGCTCAAGATTGTGGAACGCGTCCCCATCGAAGTCAAGCCGAACAAGGAAAACCTTTTCTACCTGCTCACGAAGCAGAAGAAGATGGGACACCAGTTGCATTTGGATGGCGCTGCGTCTGACGAAAAAGTTTTAAAAGAGGAAAAATAA
- the pheT gene encoding phenylalanine--tRNA ligase subunit beta — protein sequence MKVSLNWLRRHVDLPENAEEVAKALTSIGLEVEGTEEPGKVYEKLVVAKVLTCDPHPDSDHLHITTVNDGKETLQVVCGAPNVAAGQTVVLAPIGAELPLPDGGTLKMKKSKIRGVESFGMICAEDEIGLSDDHAGIMVLDDSIPAGTPFVSLGLYDVCFELNVTPNRPDALSHRGVARELAAKFNRPLKPLAYELKEDSEAASSAVSLEVVPGCGCSRYVGRVIKDVKVEKSPAWLAKLLHAVGMNSINNVVDITNFILMDVGQPLHSFDMDQLHGNKIKVRRAVKGEKIETIDHTAHELLESDLVICDGDRPACVAGVMGGVESEIVDATKNVFLESAWFNPTVVRKQAKRLCISTDSSYRFEREIDFATQDEYSKYACALIQEVAGGRILKGTVEYTGDDHKKENNVVTLRIAQAERVIGMKLEMAQVEKFLTGIALEVVSKTADAITFKIPSFRPDLEREVDLIEEVARLIGFDNIPYTLPSFKMQPNELPPIEVLNRKIRKTLSAMGLHECLSLRFTSKARTEALFGPESDDRRSKPAALLNPLSDELGVVPTSLLPNLLKSVAENEKNRPGSVRLFEVAKGQFKRDRKDVRDPGFDESNLVALTIAGNFDVNPLNDKPAQIDFAAFKGFVQSFLKRVGLVVEFRVPAKPEIFLHPGKQTEILADGVVLGTMGELHPSVMAANDISYTTYMMELDMDKMEHATHKKIVFEAFSRQVPSSRDISLEVAKSMTHEDIVARIKGLNPKNLAKITLKSIYEGDKIEAGKKNMVYSLTYQAMDRTLTDDEVNKAHNKLRDKLVANGDIALR from the coding sequence ATGAAAGTTTCTTTGAATTGGCTCAGACGTCACGTTGATCTTCCGGAAAATGCGGAAGAAGTTGCAAAGGCGCTCACCTCCATCGGTCTCGAAGTCGAAGGCACCGAGGAACCGGGCAAGGTCTACGAGAAGCTCGTTGTAGCGAAGGTTCTTACCTGCGACCCCCATCCGGACAGCGACCACCTGCACATCACCACCGTGAACGATGGCAAGGAAACGCTCCAGGTCGTGTGCGGCGCCCCGAACGTAGCCGCAGGCCAGACCGTGGTTCTCGCCCCGATTGGCGCTGAACTCCCGCTCCCCGACGGCGGCACGCTCAAGATGAAGAAGTCCAAGATCCGCGGCGTGGAAAGCTTCGGCATGATTTGCGCCGAAGACGAAATCGGCCTCAGTGACGACCATGCAGGCATCATGGTTCTCGACGACAGCATTCCGGCTGGCACCCCGTTCGTGAGCCTCGGCCTCTACGACGTCTGCTTCGAACTGAACGTCACCCCGAACCGCCCGGATGCCCTCAGCCACCGCGGTGTCGCCCGTGAACTCGCCGCCAAGTTCAACCGTCCGCTCAAGCCGCTCGCCTACGAACTCAAGGAAGATTCCGAAGCCGCCAGCTCCGCCGTGAGCCTCGAAGTGGTTCCGGGTTGCGGCTGCTCCCGCTACGTGGGCCGCGTCATCAAGGACGTGAAGGTCGAAAAGTCTCCGGCTTGGCTTGCAAAACTCCTGCACGCTGTCGGCATGAACAGCATCAACAACGTCGTCGACATCACGAACTTCATTCTGATGGACGTTGGCCAGCCGCTCCACAGCTTTGACATGGACCAGCTGCACGGCAACAAGATCAAGGTCCGCCGCGCCGTGAAGGGCGAAAAGATTGAAACTATCGACCACACCGCTCACGAACTGCTGGAAAGCGACCTCGTGATTTGCGACGGCGACCGTCCGGCCTGCGTTGCCGGCGTGATGGGCGGCGTCGAGTCCGAAATTGTCGATGCCACCAAGAACGTGTTCCTCGAGAGTGCCTGGTTCAACCCGACGGTCGTCCGCAAGCAGGCCAAGCGCCTCTGCATCTCGACCGACTCCAGCTACCGCTTTGAACGCGAAATCGACTTTGCGACCCAGGACGAATACAGCAAGTACGCCTGCGCCCTCATCCAGGAAGTCGCGGGTGGACGCATCCTCAAGGGCACCGTCGAATACACCGGCGACGACCACAAGAAAGAAAACAACGTGGTAACGCTCCGCATCGCTCAGGCCGAACGCGTTATCGGCATGAAACTCGAAATGGCCCAGGTGGAAAAGTTCCTCACGGGCATCGCCCTCGAAGTCGTCTCCAAGACGGCGGACGCCATCACGTTCAAGATCCCGAGCTTCCGCCCCGACCTCGAACGCGAAGTGGACCTCATCGAAGAAGTCGCCCGCCTTATCGGGTTCGACAACATCCCGTACACGCTGCCGTCCTTCAAGATGCAGCCGAACGAGCTTCCGCCGATTGAAGTCTTGAACCGCAAGATCCGCAAGACACTCTCTGCGATGGGTCTGCATGAATGCCTGAGCCTGCGCTTCACGAGCAAGGCCCGCACCGAGGCCCTCTTTGGCCCCGAAAGCGACGACCGCCGCAGCAAGCCCGCAGCGCTCCTCAACCCGCTTTCCGATGAACTCGGCGTGGTTCCGACCAGCCTCCTCCCCAACCTCCTCAAGAGCGTTGCCGAGAACGAGAAGAACCGCCCCGGTTCCGTGCGCCTGTTCGAAGTGGCCAAGGGCCAGTTCAAGCGCGACCGCAAGGACGTGCGCGACCCGGGCTTCGACGAATCGAACCTCGTCGCCCTCACGATTGCAGGGAACTTCGATGTGAACCCGCTCAACGACAAGCCCGCCCAGATTGACTTTGCCGCCTTCAAGGGATTCGTGCAGAGCTTCCTCAAGCGCGTGGGCCTCGTGGTTGAATTCCGCGTGCCGGCCAAGCCCGAAATCTTCCTGCACCCGGGCAAGCAGACCGAAATCCTCGCCGACGGCGTGGTGCTCGGCACCATGGGCGAACTCCACCCCTCCGTGATGGCCGCGAACGACATCAGCTACACCACCTACATGATGGAGCTGGACATGGACAAGATGGAACACGCCACCCACAAGAAGATCGTGTTCGAGGCCTTCAGCCGCCAGGTGCCGTCTAGCCGCGACATCTCGCTCGAAGTTGCGAAGTCCATGACCCACGAAGACATCGTCGCCCGTATCAAGGGACTCAACCCCAAGAACCTCGCGAAGATTACCCTCAAGAGCATCTACGAAGGTGACAAGATCGAAGCCGGCAAGAAGAACATGGTCTACAGCCTCACCTACCAGGCCATGGACCGCACGCTTACCGACGACGAAGTCAACAAAGCCCACAACAAGCTGCGTGACAAGCTCGTCGCCAACGGCGACATCGCCCTGCGATAA
- a CDS encoding riboflavin synthase: MFTGIIQSTGEIVSIESRGDALSMRLKSPGFFKNCKLGDSVANDGVCLSIESCTEDEATFCLMHQTVENTAFKQAAVGKLVNLELPCRADSFMGGHFVMGHVDCITEVIQVTPRETGVEVDLKMPADLKRYIIRRGSISLNGISLTVAEKFENSIRVCIIPETLARTNLRNWVAGTIVNVEVDMLGKYIENYLKERDLA, encoded by the coding sequence ATGTTTACGGGAATTATTCAATCTACCGGCGAAATCGTCTCGATAGAGTCTCGAGGTGATGCGCTCTCGATGCGCCTCAAGTCGCCGGGCTTTTTCAAGAATTGCAAACTGGGCGACAGCGTCGCGAACGACGGTGTGTGCCTTTCCATTGAATCTTGTACCGAAGATGAAGCCACTTTTTGCCTGATGCACCAGACGGTCGAAAATACCGCCTTCAAGCAGGCTGCCGTCGGCAAGTTGGTCAATCTGGAACTTCCGTGCCGTGCCGATAGCTTCATGGGCGGGCACTTCGTGATGGGCCATGTGGACTGCATTACCGAGGTTATCCAGGTGACTCCACGCGAAACGGGCGTGGAAGTCGACCTGAAGATGCCTGCGGACCTCAAGCGCTACATTATCCGCCGCGGTTCCATCTCCCTGAACGGAATCAGCCTTACGGTGGCCGAAAAGTTCGAGAATTCCATCCGCGTGTGCATCATCCCCGAGACGCTTGCCCGCACGAACCTGCGCAACTGGGTTGCCGGGACCATCGTGAACGTGGAAGTGGACATGCTCGGCAAGTACATTGAAAATTATCTGAAGGAACGTGACCTTGCTTAA
- a CDS encoding iron-containing alcohol dehydrogenase, producing the protein MDNFNFYSPTEFVFGMGRENECGELVKKYGGTKVLIHYGGGSAVRSGLIDRVKASLDAAGIPHVELGGVKPNPHDSLVYKGIEIVRQNGIDFILAVGGGSTIDSSKAIAMGVPYKGDFWDFYEGKASAACALPIGVVQTIAAAGSEGSGDSVVTKEDGMLKRGASSEHIRPKFAVQNPALLCTLPAYQTACGITDIMAHVFERYFTNTLEVEITDRLCEAVLLTMVKEGPRAIADPANYQVRANIMWAGTVAHNGVVGCGRSQDWNSHAIEHELSALYDCAHGAGLAVIMPSWMEYVVDHNVMRFAQMATRVFGCQMNFENPKATALEGIKAFRRFLHSIGMPINFAELGAKEEDIPKMVEKLNPGDGWGFVPLKAKDVTAIYTIAAHATLE; encoded by the coding sequence ATGGACAATTTTAATTTCTACAGCCCCACGGAATTCGTATTCGGCATGGGCCGCGAAAACGAATGCGGTGAACTCGTCAAAAAGTATGGCGGCACGAAGGTGCTTATCCACTACGGTGGCGGTTCCGCCGTGCGTTCGGGGCTCATTGACCGCGTGAAGGCGAGCCTTGATGCCGCAGGAATCCCGCATGTGGAACTCGGCGGCGTGAAGCCGAACCCGCACGATTCGCTCGTGTACAAGGGCATCGAGATTGTCCGCCAGAACGGCATAGACTTTATCCTTGCGGTGGGCGGCGGCTCTACGATTGATAGTTCCAAGGCCATCGCGATGGGTGTTCCTTATAAGGGCGATTTCTGGGATTTTTACGAGGGCAAGGCCTCGGCGGCATGCGCGCTCCCGATTGGTGTGGTGCAGACGATTGCGGCTGCCGGTTCCGAGGGCAGCGGCGACTCCGTGGTGACCAAGGAAGACGGCATGCTCAAGCGCGGCGCGAGCAGCGAACACATTCGCCCGAAGTTCGCCGTGCAGAATCCGGCGCTCCTTTGCACGCTGCCTGCCTACCAGACGGCCTGCGGCATTACCGACATCATGGCGCACGTCTTTGAACGCTACTTCACGAATACGCTCGAAGTGGAAATCACCGACCGCCTTTGCGAGGCGGTGCTCCTCACGATGGTGAAGGAGGGTCCGCGCGCCATTGCCGACCCCGCCAACTACCAGGTGCGGGCAAACATCATGTGGGCGGGGACGGTAGCCCACAACGGTGTTGTGGGCTGCGGGCGCAGTCAGGACTGGAATAGCCACGCCATCGAGCATGAACTTTCGGCGCTTTACGACTGCGCCCATGGCGCGGGCCTTGCGGTCATCATGCCCTCCTGGATGGAATACGTGGTAGACCACAACGTGATGCGCTTTGCGCAGATGGCGACCCGCGTGTTCGGCTGCCAGATGAACTTCGAGAACCCGAAGGCCACCGCCCTCGAGGGCATCAAGGCCTTCCGCCGCTTCCTGCATTCCATCGGCATGCCGATTAACTTTGCAGAACTCGGCGCGAAGGAAGAGGATATCCCGAAGATGGTCGAAAAACTGAACCCAGGTGACGGCTGGGGCTTCGTGCCGCTCAAGGCGAAGGACGTGACCGCGATTTACACCATCGCCGCGCATGCAACGCTTGAATAG
- a CDS encoding toxin-antitoxin system YwqK family antitoxin — translation MNYRTFVKLFAFLLGAFSLSYSCDGRSACEGGCAIFLNVLDLRNNPQMEELFVSIDDSLYARKINNGFQKLELAGLCGCDPGGFFLESRHKDLMDSGWALNWCGNPDSIVIFNDYSEGMNESVVRSNSVLSHNISALKKFIKDNGCPVDSVYEILADDLKTENAKKGIYVTDLNIRDRDVVVPAYVQVLKSYHSNGKLANKIQFKNGKRNGVDIWYYPTGKKFKVTNYKDGVRHGNEIEYDESGRKTYEEPYRNGKSHGVKKYYRENGQIWAKQKFEDGKEVPLERIKY, via the coding sequence ATGAATTATCGGACGTTTGTAAAGCTGTTTGCTTTTTTGTTGGGTGCATTTTCGCTTTCGTACTCTTGCGATGGCCGCTCTGCGTGCGAAGGCGGCTGTGCCATTTTCCTCAATGTCCTCGATTTGAGAAATAATCCGCAGATGGAGGAATTGTTTGTTTCCATTGATGATTCCCTATATGCGAGAAAAATCAATAACGGGTTTCAAAAGTTAGAACTGGCTGGGTTGTGCGGGTGTGATCCTGGTGGATTTTTCCTGGAGTCCCGTCACAAGGATTTAATGGATTCCGGTTGGGCCCTAAACTGGTGCGGAAATCCTGATTCTATTGTTATTTTTAACGATTATAGTGAGGGAATGAATGAATCTGTGGTGCGGAGTAATTCAGTCTTGTCGCATAATATAAGCGCGTTGAAAAAGTTCATCAAGGATAACGGTTGTCCGGTTGATTCCGTCTATGAGATTTTGGCAGACGATTTGAAAACTGAAAATGCGAAAAAGGGAATTTATGTTACCGATTTGAATATACGCGATAGAGATGTTGTTGTCCCCGCTTATGTACAGGTCTTGAAATCGTATCATTCAAACGGTAAACTTGCGAATAAAATTCAGTTTAAGAATGGTAAACGTAATGGGGTAGATATTTGGTATTACCCAACAGGGAAGAAATTTAAGGTGACGAATTATAAAGACGGGGTGCGTCATGGAAACGAAATAGAATATGATGAATCGGGTCGGAAAACGTACGAGGAACCCTATAGGAATGGAAAATCACATGGCGTAAAAAAGTATTACCGTGAAAATGGACAAATTTGGGCAAAGCAGAAATTTGAGGATGGAAAGGAAGTCCCCTTGGAAAGGATAAAATACTAA